One window of Kiritimatiellia bacterium genomic DNA carries:
- a CDS encoding nucleotidyltransferase domain-containing protein, whose amino-acid sequence MSDQGWNELVSRIVGAVHPLQIILFGSSAREGGGVRGDVDVLVVMPDGTPRRATAQKLHLEMFGLPFAVDILVATPSDLQRHRTNIGLIYKTILEEGKQLYAA is encoded by the coding sequence ATGTCAGACCAGGGTTGGAATGAACTGGTGAGCCGGATCGTGGGAGCGGTACACCCCTTGCAGATCATTCTTTTCGGATCCTCCGCTCGGGAAGGCGGGGGCGTCAGGGGCGACGTGGATGTACTCGTGGTCATGCCCGATGGTACGCCACGGCGCGCGACAGCGCAGAAACTCCACCTGGAAATGTTCGGACTGCCCTTCGCCGTGGATATCCTCGTCGCGACACCGTCCGATCTGCAGAGGCATCGTACGAATATCGGGTTGATCTACAAAACCATCCTGGAAGAGGGGAAACAACTCTATGCCGCCTGA
- a CDS encoding HEPN domain-containing protein, with the protein MPPDVPVPGSAADWLRHAKADLALARVPLPEEGLYLSLCFHAHQAAKKAIKAVLNFFPNTA; encoded by the coding sequence ATGCCGCCTGATGTCCCCGTTCCGGGTTCCGCGGCAGACTGGCTTCGGCATGCGAAAGCGGACCTGGCCTTGGCCCGCGTTCCGCTTCCGGAGGAAGGGCTGTATCTTTCCCTGTGTTTTCATGCTCATCAAGCGGCTAAAAAGGCGATCAAGGCCGTACTGAATTTCTTCCCGAACACTGCCTGA
- a CDS encoding YkgJ family cysteine cluster protein, giving the protein MLLTDADVAQLASHLGIPERDFIDRHTVLASNRGQLSLAETPEGACVFLENDACRVYVSRPAQCREFPAGWSVPGCPAVGGRAAGALARRPV; this is encoded by the coding sequence GTGCTGCTGACGGACGCGGATGTGGCGCAACTGGCGTCCCATCTGGGCATTCCCGAGCGGGATTTCATCGACCGGCACACCGTGCTGGCCTCCAACCGGGGCCAGTTGAGCCTGGCCGAGACGCCGGAGGGCGCCTGCGTGTTCCTGGAAAACGACGCCTGCCGGGTGTACGTTTCCCGCCCGGCGCAGTGCCGGGAATTCCCGGCCGGCTGGTCCGTTCCGGGGTGCCCGGCGGTCGGGGGCCGGGCCGCCGGAGCCCTGGCGCGGCGCCCGGTGTAA